ATATTAGGGCTAGTATGTACCAGTATTTATATAAGGAACTATATGTTGGCAGATAGATTAAGAGAAGTTATTTCATTAATAGGTCGCGCGATGATAGCCCTTGGCTTAATTCTTCTTCTTTTTGTTGCATATCAACTTTGGGGTACAAATTTCTTTGAGGCTAGAAGCCAAAATAGGTTAGAAAATGAATTTCAGCTTGCACTAAAAGCAAAAGATAAGGCCAATATAACTACTACTATTCCTGGAGCCACAACCGTTCCTGGTGCAACTACCGTACCTCCTGTTATAGACATTCCTATTGCAGGCTCAGCTATTGCATCTATTCGCATTGATAAAATTGGCGTTAGCAATATTATTGTTGCTGGTACAAATAAAAATGATTTACAAAAAGGCCCTGGACATTACTCAAATACCCCACTCCCTGGGCAATTTGGGAATGCAGCAATCGCTGGACATAGAACCACATATGGAGCTCCATTTAATAGGCTCGATGAACTAGATGTGGGTGACAAGATTGTTATAAAAACGCTTACTGATACTTTTACATATTCAGTATCTAGAAAACCATTTACAGTAAAACCAAGCGATGTAAGTGTTATTGAACCTACTAAAGATTCACAAGGAAATAATTTAGCAACGCTAACTCTGACTACATGTCACCCTAAATTTTCTGCTGCACAACGTTTGATTGTTAAAGCTGACTTAGTTGAAAATGACTTAAGTAAAGTTTCTGAACCAACACAATTGATTGATAAGAAAACAGGAAAACTCCCTACAAATATTCAGGTTAATACTGATGAAGATTCTGCTATATCTTCTTCGCATGAAAATATTCTAGTATTTATGTTGCTTGCATCTCTATCATCACTACCACTGTTTTGGTGGTTTGGGCTCATGTTTGCAGTTGGAATGTTATGGTGGGCGGGCTTTGTTAAATTCCACAATTGGAAGATGTGGCTAACAGGTTTTATTGTTTTCATCCCTACTTTATTAATGTATTTCGTTTATCTAGAAAGAGCTCTGCCAAGCAACATTTAGGTTTTTCAGATTCACAATTATCGTAAAATGCTCATATGGTGCTAAATATTTTATTAATCTTCGAATATCCACCGAAATTATAGTAAATAGGTATATCCTTTCTTATGAGTATTGAGCTTCTTTTTATAGCAGTTGCCCTAGTAGTGGTACCTCTAACTGGTGGTAGTTATAAAAAATTATTTACAACAAAATTTAAAAGTAAATGGACTTTAATATTTGTTTTACTTGGTTTTGCTTTTGTTGAATTTGTTCCTCTTGCAAAGTCTCGATTTGACGATGTAGGCATTGCAATATTGTTGGCAAGTTATATATTGCTTATAGGATTTATATTAGCAAATATTTCTAAAAAGAGTATGTGGCTTAGTCTGGTTGGTATATGTTCGAATGCAATTGTTATTGCCTTAAATGTTGGTATGCCTGTAAAATCTACAGCTAAATTTATGATTATTGAATCTATAAAACACCAAGCTTCAACTTCGAAAGATTTGCTTAAGCCATTGAGTGATATCTTTATTTTAGAACGATTTAAAATCGCTATTTCTGTTGGCGATATCATTTTTGGTTTTGGATTAATTCTAATTGCTATTGCACTTTCAAGAAAAGATAAAAAACCTGTTATTGTTTATGCGCAAGATTTCGAAATCGAGGAAATAGTTGATGATAATTTCGCAGAGCGGGAAGAATTAATTCCACAAATAGAATCACATCAACCTGTTTTGTTCAGAATTGAATCTGAGTTAATGCCTGCTACCAATATGGATAACGACATAGAATTTATTGAACAAGTTCAGGTTTTGCAAAGCCAGTTATCTAAAGTTGGAAATGCAAAAGAAGCAAACGATCCCGATTATATTATTGTTAGTCCTCCAGAAGTTAATATTAGTATTCCCAATTTGGAACAAGCCGATGAGATTATTGATTTAAATATCGACAAAGAATTGGTAGATGTTCAAAATAAAAGAAAATATCGTGGTTCATCTCATAGAAGATCTTCGAGGAAAAAGACTGGTATTATGGCTTTGCCAACCAAAGAAGAGCTTGGCTATAGTGACGAATCGATGGAAATAGTAAAAGCCGCCCAATAAAACTTACATTAGTCCAGCAAAATATTTCTGTAATTCCTCTGGAGTATCCACAGTCATTTCTGCACCAGCATTAAGTAGTTGTGACTCGCCATGAGACCCCCAGGTAACACCAATAGTAAAAGCCCCTATGCTATTTGCCATTTCCATATCCCACATAGTGTCACCTATTAAAATCAACTCTTGTGGTTTGCATTCAAATTTTTCCGAAAGCTTTAATAGTGTTTCTGGATTCGGTTTAGGATTTATAACTTGATCACCTGAAACCATATTTCTGAAATATTGATCTAAATCATTTTTTTCTAGTAAATATTTTAATGACGTTGCACGCCGTGAAGTTGAAATACCAATACGATCACCATTCGCTATGCATTCTTCCAATACTTCTTTTATTCCTATAAATGCATTTACTAGTTCATATTTAAATGTTTCACGATAGCTCCGAGTTATACCAGCAACTTGTTCATCAGTCAAAACTTCATCTGTCGCGTTACGAATACATGCTTCTAGATCTAGACCAATCATTTTCGTGAATTCTGTATCACCAACATATTGTGCTCCGTTACGTATACATGCACGTTCCATAGCTTCACAGATTGCAAAATTAGAATCCACGATTGTTCCATCAAAATCAAAAGCTAAATATCTCATTATCTACTCCCAAAGAAATAATGTTATAACAAACAACATCACCATACTACTTAACAGTAGTTAGATATGTTGTGATATTAATTAGCAGTAATTTTTAGCATTAAACTGGGAGTTTTATACGCAATACAGTAATAGGAGCTGCTTCGGTTCTTGATAATAACATAGAAGTATGATTAGAGTTTAACCATTTATATGTAGTTGGTGACGTCGGCATATTCCTAAAATATTGAGTATCAGGATTTATAGTTGCTGTTGCTGTTACTGTTACCCCAATATTTGTTTGACTTAAAGCACCCATACCAGGTGAAGTTACAACAAAATTCTTACATGCTGTAGTAACCAAAGATGCTAGAGTTCCAGAAGTACAAGAACCATTAACAGTTCCAACACCTGTTAGCGTTACATTACCTGTATTCTTAACACTTACAGTGATTAGTGATGTACCCGAGCCTTCCTCATATATAGAAGGTGGTGACGGATTAGACAATGTTGCATCTATATTTGGATCAATCGCAGTTCTTGGATCTTTATATCTATAGTCACATCGCACTGATTCACCAGCAGCAATATTTGAAGCAGAAGTTGTAGTACCAGACAAGCTACCTATTAGTGGTGAACTACTAGACCATGCACCTTGCCTACAAATAACCTCATCAATAACATATCTAGTAACAGTAGAACCAGGAACAAATGGGACGGAACTTGCAACTGGAGAAATATTAAAACCCCATTTTGCAGTTGCTGCTGTTGTCGCTGTTTTATATTTAAAGGCACTAGCTGTATCAACGCTAAATTGCCCCGCAGCAAAAGGAGCTGGAGTATTATGATTAAATTTAATAGGCAACATTTCATTAGTTGCTGCAACCCTTGCATAGACTCCTAAAGTATCAGTTTTAGTAGCTGGTTTAGTTGTAGTAGTTGTAGTCGTAGTAGTCGTAGTAGTCGTTGGAGTAGTACAAGTTTTTACTCCAGTTTTTGTCACAGCCGAATTTAATAATGTTAGAAAACTTCCGTAGGTCGAACCCCAATATGAACTTCCACCACCCAGAGCATCCAATTTCGGTTTATCAACAGCACCAATACCAATAGGTATAACTGTCGTACCTTTAGTGCGTAATGCTGACGCCACAAAAACAGCCCTATCAAGGTCTACTTTATCATAGGTATTATTTAAAGGGTTATAAGCATTATTAATTGTTGGGTTACCATCAGTAAACATGATCACATAGTCAGGATACCCGATTATTGCTGCTTGATTATAAACTTGTTGTAGTGCTGCTTCCCAGTTAGTAGTTCCACCATCTGACCAAGGAATATCATTAATGACTAATTTCTGGAAATTGGCAGCAGTTTGATTTGGCAGTGCAAACCAACCGCCCGAATTTAAGCGTTGAACATTTGTTGAAAAAGTGATTAAATCAGTAGCAGCATTTTTACCCACTAGATTATCAATGGTAGCTTTCAAGCCAAAATCAACAGATGTAACATAATTCCAACTTCCACCAAATGCAGGATCCACCACGGATGAAGAATGATCGGCAATAAGAGTTATTTTGGTTGGTGTAGCAGAACAATATGCCCCAGCTTTAATAATTTGAGGTGAGGCAATTTTATCTTTCGAACCTAATTTAGATATATCGAAATTTGCAAAACCAGTAGTAACACTTGCCATCAATAAAATCATTATTGCTAAACCTAAAAATCTAGATTTATTTCTTGGACTATCTGATAGATCGACAAATTTTTCTTGATCAATTTTACAATCAATATGTTTCATGAGTTCTCCCAAATCACTAAGCTACTTCCAAGCACAGAATTACCAATGCTTTATTATCGTCCAATAATCAACAAATATTATGGGTAATTTTTGTAATGTATTCGCTATAACTATCATTCGCATATAACTCAAGAAATCAACCAAGAAACATATAGGTAGAGTGTTCATTTAAACTGCTTGTTCTTTTAATTTATGACAAGTCCAGTATCTATTTTACGGCATCATCTATAGTATATTTTAAATATTTTTCATTATAAATTTTAGTTACATCAGTAACTTGTTGAAAAGCCAATACCTGGTTTGCATTATTGCAAACATATGCATCTAAATATAGAACTATTCTTTTAGCATTAAACTGGGAGTTTTATACGCAATACAGTAATAGGAGCTGCTTCGGTTCTTGTTAACAATATAGAAGTATGATTAGAGTTTAACCATTTATATGTAGTTGGTGACGTCGGCATATTCCTAAAATATTGAGTATCAGGATTTATAGTTGCTGTTGCTGTTACTGTTACCCCAATATTTGTTTGACTTAAAGCACCCATACCAGGTGAAGTTACAACAAAATTCTTACATGCTGTAGTAACCAAAGATGCTAGAGTTCCAGAAGTACAAGAACCATTAACAGTTCCAACACCTGTTAGCGTTACATTACCTGTATTCTTAACACTTACAGTGATTAGTGATGTACCCGAGCCTTCCTCATATATAGAAGGTGGTGACGGATTAGACAATGTTGCATCTATATTTGGATCAATCGCAGTTCTTGGATCTTTATATCTATAGTCACATCGCACTGATTCACCAGCAGCAATATTTGAAGCAGAAGTTGTAGTACCAGACAAGCTACCTATTAGTGGTGAACTACTAGACCATGCACCTTGCCTACAAATAACCTCATCAATAACATATCTAGTAACAGTAGAACCAGGAACAAATGGGACGGAACTTGCAACTGGAGAAATATTAAAACCCCATTTTGCAGTTGCTGCTGTTGTCGCTGTTTTATATTTAAAGGCACTAGCTGTATCAACGCTAAATTGCCCCGCAGCAAAAGGAGCTGGAGTATTATGATTAAATTTAATAGGCAACATTTCATTAGTTGCTGCAACCCTTGCATAGACTCCTAAAGTATCAGTTTTAGTAGCTGGTTTAGTTGTAGTAGTTGTAGTCGTAGTAGTCGTAGTAGTACATTTTGTTATGCCTGTTGAACCTACGGCTGAATTTAAAAGTGTAAGAAAGCTTCCATAGCCCGCACCATAGTATGAACTTCCACCACCCAGAGCATCCAATTTCGGTTTATCAACAGCACCAATACCAATAGGTATAACTGTCGTACCTTTAGTGCGTAGGTAATCAGCTGCTGCTACACCATACAAATAGTCTTTAACATCATAGGTGTTATTTATTGGATAAGGATCAGAAACATTAGTTGTAGGGTTGCCGTCAGTAAATATAATTACATATTTAGGATACCCGATTATTTCTCCTTCATTTTTAACCTGTTGCATGGCCGCTTCCCAGTTAGTGGTTCCACCAGTTGACCATGGAATATTATTAAGCAACAGCTTCTGCCAATTTACAGCATCTTGATCAGGTAGTGGGAACCAACCACCAGTGTTAATACGTTGAACACCTGTCGAGAAAGTAATCAAATCAGTTTCAACATTTTTTCCAGACATACCATTGAGAGTAGATTGTAAACCAAAAAGAATAGAGTCAATATTCGCTTGGCTACCACCAAAGGCTGGATTAACTACAGAAGAAGAGTGATCAACTATAAAAGTTATTCTGGTCGGGGTAGCAGAACAATTAGCTGCTGCGTTAATAACCTCCGGTGAAGCAACTTTATCTTTATTAGATATATTGAAATTTGCAAAACCAGTAGTAACACTTGCCATCAATACAATCATAATTGCTAAACCTAAAAATCTAGATTTATTTTTAGGACTATCTGATAGATCGACAAATCCTTCTTGATCAATATTGCTATCAACGCGTTTCATAAGTTCTCCGAACTTCATTTATATAATCCTTAGGTTCTTGTATGTCTATTTTGCCAGAGAAACGCACAATAGTCAACCATTATTGAGGGTAGTTTTCATAACGTATTCGCGTTATAGCTTATATTCGTATATGTCTGAAGAATTTTCAAGAAAACAACTAAAGAAGTCCACATTGTAGTGAATAGATTTAAACGTCTATACTTGATTTATGCAAAACCCTATCGCAAAAATACCATTATACTTAACCTTCGACGACGTATTATTGCTTCCACAACACAGCGAGTTTTTACCTAGTGCAGTATCAACTAAAACACAATTTACAAAAAACTTAACATTAAATTTACCTTTCATATCTGCTGCGATGGATACAGTTACAGAAAGTAAAATGGCAATTGCTATGGCAAAGTCAGGAGGCATCGGCGTTTTACATAGAAGTCTTTCACCAGAAACACAAGCTGACGAAGTCAGAAAAGTAAAAAGGGCGTCGAGCATAATAATAAGAGAACCAATCACAGTAGATCTCAATATTCCATTATCTAATGCAAAAGAACTAATGCTAAAAAATAAAATTAGTGGCTTGCCAGTAATTGATAAACATAATAAATTAGTTGGCATATTAACATCGAGAGATATAAAAAGTGCAACGACAAAGACTTCTACAATACAAGAAGTTATGACTACATCATTAATAACAGCACAAGAGCCAGTTAACGTTACTGCTGCAAAAGAATTAATGCTAAAAAATAAAATCGAAAAACTGCCTTTAATTGATAAAGGAAAACTAGTTGGACTAATGACTTTGAGAGATATTTCCCAAGTTGACAAATATCCATTAGTAAATGTTGACGATAGTGGCCATCTAAAGGTCGCAGCTGCTGTAGGTACAGATGAATCGACAGAGAAAAGAATCGCATTTTTGGTTCAAGCGGGTGTTGATGCTATTATCATCGATACAGCACATGGTCATAGTCAAAAAGTTATAGATACTTTCAAAATGGTCAGAGCACAATATAGCGATTTAGAAATAGTTGTCGGAAATATTGCAACACAGCAAGCAGCAAAAGAACTAATTGAATTAGGTGTCGATGCGCTAAAAGTTGGTATAGGGCCTGGTTCAATTTGCACAACTCGTATTATTGCAGGAGTTGGCGCTCCACAGTTAAGCGCAATACAAGACGTATATAGTGTTGCAAAAAATAGTGATATCCCAATAATTGCAGATGGTGGAATTAAAAATAGTGGCGATATCGTAAAAGCACTAGCAGCTGGTGCTTCATCAGTAATGCTAGGGACAATGGTTGCTGGATGTCTAGAATCCCCAGGTGAACAAATAATACGTGATGGCCACCTATATAAAAGTTTTAGGGGTATGGGTTCGTTAGGTGCAATGAAACGGGGCTCACGTGACCGATACTTTCAAGATCATCATGATGTAGATGAAGAACTTGAAGCAAAACTAGTACCAGAAGGTGTAGAGGGGATGGTCCCATTCAAAGGTGATGTAAATACTGTTTTATATCAAATGGCTGGTGGCTTGCGAGCAGGTATGGGATATATCGGCGCTTCAACAATTCCAAAAATGCCCGACCACGCCAATTTTGTACAAGTGACACAGGCATCATTGCGCGAAAACCATCCACACGATGTGATTATAACCGCTGAGGCACCAAATTATTCTGGTTCTTAGTATTTAATATTTTTAAACTATTTAATTAGATATTTTTGTTTATTTCCAACGTTACAAATACTATTTAAATTAACACTATCTAAAATCTATATGTTTTAATAAAATATATAGATAGTATGAAAATAGTATGAAATAAGTATAAAGCGAGCATATGAACATTACATCTGATCCGCGAAGACGACAACAAACAGTTGTTAATAGGCATTTACCAAATAAATTTATTATTGATTTCAGAAGAGTTCGCCATCATACATTGACTGAATTAGCCAAACAAAATAGAGAATATAAAAACTATGTATATTTTCCGCTTCAGTTATTGGAATTAATACACGAAATGAAATCAGATGATATAGAAGCAGTTGAACGTGCTTCAAATATTTTCCAATACGAAATAGACAACTTGGATGATGAAGAAATTAAAGCATTCGAATATGTAATAAAAAAGATTAGTGACGAAAATCCTTTTATATTTGATCATCTAGATCAAAATTATTATTTTGCTCCATATCAATTTTTTAAGGAGATGCTGCCAGAGATGGCCCAAGATAGAATTAGCACTATACAAGCAACTAAATTTAAGTCTGAGACAGTTGTCCCATTTTACCTTAGTAGACTTCGCGAATTTATAGATGTAGGTTTTCAACTCGACCCTAAACATCTAAAAAAGTGTGAAAGAATATTAATGACATGCGATGTTGAAGTTGATCTGCATAACAATGGCAGAAGAATTGGTGGATACAGAGCAAACTCAACAAATATAACATTAGTTGACTTAGAAGAACCAGAAAAAGATAAAATTGGTCCTTTAGCATATGTAATAATTCATGAAATGAGCCATCTACTTTCAGGACATTCAAATGCAAACGAGCTGAATCAATTTAGTATTGGTTTACGCAGATTACCTAATACAGGTAACGAGAAAGATGATTATAACATTGAAAATTTTTTACGTGGCCTAAACGAGGCATTTACTGAATCACTAACTTCATGGATAAATTCAGAGAAAACTCCTGATTTTAATGATATGTCTGTGAGAGAATTTTTCTTGGGTTCAAATAATTTAAATGGTTTGTATCCCCACGAAAGAACATTTTTTATTGAAATGATGGGTGAGACGAAAATAGACACTATGACAAAAGCATATTTCGAAGATTCTGAACTCACCGCAGATTTAACAATAAACACACCTGTTTTTCAACAACTACTCATTGAAATGGAAAGTGAGTCTCTACTAACTACCAGAAATGCGGCCAAAACTGATATATCTGCATTGGCAAATATCTTTACAATATGGATGAATACTACACAAAAAGAAAAAACTGTGGACACAGAAGTTCTTAATATGCCTGCTCAACTAACTTTTAAAAGATATCTTAGCGAATCTGGTCTAGGTCTTGTCAGCTAGCTGATTTACAAACCCACAGCTGCGCGTACCTTGAGCATCAATTCGCTCGCTTGTTGTTGAGCTTTTTCCGCACCTTCTTTTAGAACCTTGTCAACATAGCTAGGATCTTTATCAAATTCAAAATATTTAGCACGAGCATCAACAAAACGATGTTTTATTTGTTCAAAAAGTAGTTCTTTCATCGAGCCCCATGAATAATCACCATTTTTAAGGTCTGACTTTAATTTTGTTGAAACATCTTTTGTTGAAATAGTTTCTATAAGTTTAAATAGTGGAACATCGTCTGCATTTTTTGGTTCACCAACAGGACTAGAGTCTGTTTTAAATTTCTTTATTTGATTCCACATCTCATCATCACTACAAAAAATAGAAATTATATTGTTATAGCTTTTACTCATTTTACGGTGATCTATCCCAGGTAAAGTAGCAACCGATTTCTCTATTAAAGGCTGTGGTACCGTCAAAATATTTCCATAATTTTTATTAAATTTATTTGCTATATCTCGCGCGATCTCAACATGTTGTTTTTGATCTTGACCAACAGGAACTACGTCGGCACTGTAAAGAATAATATCAGCTGCCATAAGGATCGGGTATGAAAATATACCCATATTCACTTTCGCATCTGGATCCTTTTCGTTATTCTGTGTTGCTTGATCAACAACTGCCTTGTATGCATGCGCGCGGTTCATTAAACCCTTTGGCGTTATACAGTTAAATATCCAAGATAAAAGAAAGTCATCAATAATATCGCTCTGCTTATAGAAAGTACTCTTTTCGGGATCTAAACCTAATGCCAACCAAGAGTTTGCTACTCCTAAAGTTTGAGCACGTAATTCGTCACCTGAATTCACGGTTGTTATTGCATGAGCATCAGCTATAAAATAATTTGTCTCATATGTTTTAGTTAATTCTAATGCTGGTAGAAATGCGCCCATGATATTACCAAGATGAATTGTTCCTGTAGGCTTAA
This sequence is a window from Acidimicrobiia bacterium. Protein-coding genes within it:
- a CDS encoding class E sortase — its product is MLADRLREVISLIGRAMIALGLILLLFVAYQLWGTNFFEARSQNRLENEFQLALKAKDKANITTTIPGATTVPGATTVPPVIDIPIAGSAIASIRIDKIGVSNIIVAGTNKNDLQKGPGHYSNTPLPGQFGNAAIAGHRTTYGAPFNRLDELDVGDKIVIKTLTDTFTYSVSRKPFTVKPSDVSVIEPTKDSQGNNLATLTLTTCHPKFSAAQRLIVKADLVENDLSKVSEPTQLIDKKTGKLPTNIQVNTDEDSAISSSHENILVFMLLASLSSLPLFWWFGLMFAVGMLWWAGFVKFHNWKMWLTGFIVFIPTLLMYFVYLERALPSNI
- a CDS encoding DUF5317 domain-containing protein, which gives rise to MSIELLFIAVALVVVPLTGGSYKKLFTTKFKSKWTLIFVLLGFAFVEFVPLAKSRFDDVGIAILLASYILLIGFILANISKKSMWLSLVGICSNAIVIALNVGMPVKSTAKFMIIESIKHQASTSKDLLKPLSDIFILERFKIAISVGDIIFGFGLILIAIALSRKDKKPVIVYAQDFEIEEIVDDNFAEREELIPQIESHQPVLFRIESELMPATNMDNDIEFIEQVQVLQSQLSKVGNAKEANDPDYIIVSPPEVNISIPNLEQADEIIDLNIDKELVDVQNKRKYRGSSHRRSSRKKTGIMALPTKEELGYSDESMEIVKAAQ
- a CDS encoding HAD family hydrolase, coding for MRYLAFDFDGTIVDSNFAICEAMERACIRNGAQYVGDTEFTKMIGLDLEACIRNATDEVLTDEQVAGITRSYRETFKYELVNAFIGIKEVLEECIANGDRIGISTSRRATSLKYLLEKNDLDQYFRNMVSGDQVINPKPNPETLLKLSEKFECKPQELILIGDTMWDMEMANSIGAFTIGVTWGSHGESQLLNAGAEMTVDTPEELQKYFAGLM
- a CDS encoding VWA domain-containing protein; translated protein: MKHIDCKIDQEKFVDLSDSPRNKSRFLGLAIMILLMASVTTGFANFDISKLGSKDKIASPQIIKAGAYCSATPTKITLIADHSSSVVDPAFGGSWNYVTSVDFGLKATIDNLVGKNAATDLITFSTNVQRLNSGGWFALPNQTAANFQKLVINDIPWSDGGTTNWEAALQQVYNQAAIIGYPDYVIMFTDGNPTINNAYNPLNNTYDKVDLDRAVFVASALRTKGTTVIPIGIGAVDKPKLDALGGGSSYWGSTYGSFLTLLNSAVTKTGVKTCTTPTTTTTTTTTTTTTKPATKTDTLGVYARVAATNEMLPIKFNHNTPAPFAAGQFSVDTASAFKYKTATTAATAKWGFNISPVASSVPFVPGSTVTRYVIDEVICRQGAWSSSSPLIGSLSGTTTSASNIAAGESVRCDYRYKDPRTAIDPNIDATLSNPSPPSIYEEGSGTSLITVSVKNTGNVTLTGVGTVNGSCTSGTLASLVTTACKNFVVTSPGMGALSQTNIGVTVTATATINPDTQYFRNMPTSPTTYKWLNSNHTSMLLSRTEAAPITVLRIKLPV
- a CDS encoding VWA domain-containing protein — encoded protein: MKFGELMKRVDSNIDQEGFVDLSDSPKNKSRFLGLAIMIVLMASVTTGFANFNISNKDKVASPEVINAAANCSATPTRITFIVDHSSSVVNPAFGGSQANIDSILFGLQSTLNGMSGKNVETDLITFSTGVQRINTGGWFPLPDQDAVNWQKLLLNNIPWSTGGTTNWEAAMQQVKNEGEIIGYPKYVIIFTDGNPTTNVSDPYPINNTYDVKDYLYGVAAADYLRTKGTTVIPIGIGAVDKPKLDALGGGSSYYGAGYGSFLTLLNSAVGSTGITKCTTTTTTTTTTTTKPATKTDTLGVYARVAATNEMLPIKFNHNTPAPFAAGQFSVDTASAFKYKTATTAATAKWGFNISPVASSVPFVPGSTVTRYVIDEVICRQGAWSSSSPLIGSLSGTTTSASNIAAGESVRCDYRYKDPRTAIDPNIDATLSNPSPPSIYEEGSGTSLITVSVKNTGNVTLTGVGTVNGSCTSGTLASLVTTACKNFVVTSPGMGALSQTNIGVTVTATATINPDTQYFRNMPTSPTTYKWLNSNHTSILLTRTEAAPITVLRIKLPV
- the guaB gene encoding IMP dehydrogenase, with protein sequence MQNPIAKIPLYLTFDDVLLLPQHSEFLPSAVSTKTQFTKNLTLNLPFISAAMDTVTESKMAIAMAKSGGIGVLHRSLSPETQADEVRKVKRASSIIIREPITVDLNIPLSNAKELMLKNKISGLPVIDKHNKLVGILTSRDIKSATTKTSTIQEVMTTSLITAQEPVNVTAAKELMLKNKIEKLPLIDKGKLVGLMTLRDISQVDKYPLVNVDDSGHLKVAAAVGTDESTEKRIAFLVQAGVDAIIIDTAHGHSQKVIDTFKMVRAQYSDLEIVVGNIATQQAAKELIELGVDALKVGIGPGSICTTRIIAGVGAPQLSAIQDVYSVAKNSDIPIIADGGIKNSGDIVKALAAGASSVMLGTMVAGCLESPGEQIIRDGHLYKSFRGMGSLGAMKRGSRDRYFQDHHDVDEELEAKLVPEGVEGMVPFKGDVNTVLYQMAGGLRAGMGYIGASTIPKMPDHANFVQVTQASLRENHPHDVIITAEAPNYSGS
- the trpS gene encoding tryptophan--tRNA ligase, which produces MAKKKSLTGIKPTGTIHLGNIMGAFLPALELTKTYETNYFIADAHAITTVNSGDELRAQTLGVANSWLALGLDPEKSTFYKQSDIIDDFLLSWIFNCITPKGLMNRAHAYKAVVDQATQNNEKDPDAKVNMGIFSYPILMAADIILYSADVVPVGQDQKQHVEIARDIANKFNKNYGNILTVPQPLIEKSVATLPGIDHRKMSKSYNNIISIFCSDDEMWNQIKKFKTDSSPVGEPKNADDVPLFKLIETISTKDVSTKLKSDLKNGDYSWGSMKELLFEQIKHRFVDARAKYFEFDKDPSYVDKVLKEGAEKAQQQASELMLKVRAAVGL